In Rhinolophus sinicus isolate RSC01 linkage group LG18, ASM3656204v1, whole genome shotgun sequence, the sequence CAGCCCCTGCACACTTCTGCCATGCTCCTCCCACAATCACCAGTTTTTACTAAATAAAGTATGTTTTGTTACTTGCCATTGGTGTTGCTGTGGGGGCTGCTGAGTTCCAGCCTGGTGTGAGGAGGTGAACACCAGCAGCTCACCTCCTTTGCTGCCCGCCCTGCCTTGCATGGCCTGAGTGAGGTTACCCACAGGGCAGAACCTGGAGCAGGCCTTGGCCTGACAGCCCAATCACAGATCAAAGTAGCCGGAGGTACAAATTCTGTATTTATTCCAGGGATGGGGCACGGGGGCTAAGCTGGGCCTCTGGATGTAGTAGTGGCCAGACTGGAGGGGACCAACTCCAGGGCAGGCAGAGTATGACCCTCTCCTTGTTTTAAGCCAAGGAGCTATTGCCCTTTGGGTGAGGCCCAGATTCCAGGTGCAGGGGAGGCCTCGGAGGAAGGGGAGTCCTGGGCAGCAGAAGAAAGCAACTGGCCGGGAAAGGCAGGGGCAGACCAGGAGGTGGGAAACCCCATTGAGCAGGGTATGGGCTCAGCCAGGCCATCTGATACTAGCCCAGCAGCTGGGCCTGGCTGGAGCTCCTGGAAAGTGGGTTCCACCTGGGGGAGGGGTTGACGGTAGAAGGTAGGGGTTAGAGGGCATCCAGTACAAGGTCAAGGCTCTGAGCAGCAGGCTTCCGGGGACACCCTCCACCTCACACATAGTCCCTCTTGTCCATTCCGGAAGTCCCCGAGCGGGAGGGGATGGAGTAGCCCAGCCTGGGTCCACGAGGCCTTTcgatctggggtggggggcacgtGCAGCATAGGAGGCCCCCACCCAGCATGAGCAGGGCCGCTGCCGCCCAGCCCAGGTAGAGGGAGGCCCCCAGCTCCCGCTTGAGGGCCTCGGCCACCAGGGGGTTGTAGAAGTCCTGGATGATGGCGTGCGCAGTCCAGCAGACAGGGATGAGAACCAGGATGCCAGAGAGGAGGAGGATGACCCCCGCTGTGAGCACAATACGGGCTTTGGCGCCTTCGTCCTCCACGCAGGTGGTGCACTGGGCACCCGTGATGGCCACCAGGAGGCCAAGCAGGGCTAGCAGGAGGGCGATGACGCACAGGGCACGGGCAGCCTGCAGGTCCTGGGGCAGCGCCAGCATTGAGTCGTACACCTTACACTGCATCTGGCCTGTGCTCTGCACCACACAGGACATCCAGAGCCCCTCCCACACCACCTGGGCCACCACAATGCTGTTGCCGATGAAGGCGGTCACCTTCCACAGGGGCAGGGCGCAGGACACCAGGGTCCCCAGCCAGCCCAGCACGGCCAGGGTCATGCCCAAGAGTTCTAGGCCAGCTGAAGCCATCTGCTCTCTCTTAAGGTCTTCTCAACCCTCAGCGCTTGGTGAACGAAGGAGTCCGTCAGATGCACTGCTCGGCAGGGATCTTGGTGCCCACCAGGAAGGGGCAGTCAGTGTCCTCAGGCCAGGCCAGTCCTCACATCGGTGGGCCTCTTGCAGGGCACCTCCTCTCTCTGTGCCCCTCACAGGTGTGTCCGGCCCCCAAGAAACACAAATCAATCTCACAGTCCTGTTCCACTGAGCCGCTAGTGTCTTCTCCAGGGGCCGTGTCCCATCAGTTGCCCGGTGGTTTCTGCTCCTGCCACTCTGCAGTCACGTCCTGGCCACTGTCTGTCTCACCAACTGCACGGGACCCTCCTTCCACCAACCCACCTTCAGGCTGGGGAGAGCCTCGGCACCTCTAGCTGGCACAGGTTCACCCGGAGCAGTACACCCTTGCCGGATGCCACCTGAGGACTGCTGGTTCCTAGTTGCAGGCGGGGGTTTTTAAGGCCGAGGCAGGGGAGGAGCAATGAGGCCGAGACTGGGGAAGGCAGCACTATGGGGAGGAGGCGgggctgcggggggggggggggctcagggTCAATGGGGAGATACCACGACCAGGAAGGGACTGGGGAGGAAAGAACATCCATGCCTGGAGAACCCAGGAACAAAGGAATGAGGAGACTGAGAATCATCTGGGGAGGGATGAGGGGGGCAAAATGTAATTGTCTCAGGGCACACAGATGGAAGGTTTGGGGGCCTCAGCCTGCCTTCCTGAACCTCCGCTTCCTCCCCCAGCCACCCCTCCCCTGGTGTCCTTGCTCTCCACCGCCCCCGGTTCATTTCATGATACAAATTCACCCCAGTTTCCCCAGTATCGTGCACCCCCGCCTGTACCCCGCCCGCTGGGACTCTCTGGAATCCGATCTGTCTCCAGTCAGCCCAGTGGCCCTGGCAGCTCCCGAGGGAGGGACCCCGCCCGCACCGTTTCCCCGGCGACAGGTGCCTGGAGCCTAGCTCAGGTGGCATCGTCCAGGCAACGGCCTAGAAAACCACCCCCTCACTTCTACCTCAGCTCAGGTGTGCCCTCTCTGAAACTGGGGACTGAGCAGAGCTGCTGAAGGTCTCTAGAGGCCAGGGAATAAAGAGCCTGttgtggaggtgggagaggggcccTCAGGGCCTGGGGTGAAAGGAGAAGCGTAGCAGGGGCAGGAGCCCTGGGTGGGGGTGAAGCCCAGGACCCCACTCTTGTCCATGGGGAGTGAGTGACCACTTGGGACCAGGACGAGACACTGAGCTCTGCCTCAGTCCTCAGGAAAGACCCCTTGGAGCCCTGTGACTCCCCTCGTGGGGGGCAGCCTGGGAGTCACACAGACCCTGGCTCAAATGCTGCTTCCCACCTGGGACAGGTCATGGAAGGTCATGATCCTTACCCACCCTGGGTCGAAGACCCTCTGAGAAATCCCGGGGACCCACAAATATGAGCCCCTCATTTTTGGGGAGGGGTCACGAATTCCCTCAAGTTCTTCCCTGAGTTCTAAGAACTGAGGATTGTTGTGTGAAAATGGAGGGAGGTGCTGATGAAATTTCCTCTTTCCAGGGTGGATGGGAGAATTCTCAAAGGCAGTGTTGGGCTCTCACCTGGGACAGCCTCTCACCTCCACTCCTCCTCCTGAAGGAGACCAGAGACCTGGCTGCCCTGGGAGGAGGTGCCCCGGGACAGGTGCCCAGGAGGGCTGGGAGGACTCCCCCCTACACACCTGGTCACTAAACCAATCTACtatcctgggggaggggagggcactAGGTGCTTCCTCACCTGCTCAGTGGggctttatttataaattattctaaCTTCACTTGGGTGCATTGCTTTGGGAATGGGTTTTAGGAATTTTTGTAAGAGAGGTTTATACTTTCACCAGATTTGCAAAGGGGAGGGTGACTCACAAAGCTTGAGAAACGCTCCCCCTagaatggggagactgaggccaaAGGCAATTAGCGCATCTGCAAGCTTGGGGCTTCCTCCACGCCTGGTGCCTCCCCATAGGGCCACAGGGCGGTGCTGTCCAGGGCAGACCTGGTGGCCCCTTGATACCTGAGGGCAGGGTGCTGATGACGGGGCTGTGATGGGCACCGGAATCTTGGGGTCATGTTTGTCCAGCTCCTCCACGTCCCCACCAACCAGGCCTCAGATTTCATGGGGGGAGGAGGTGGCTGAGAAGAAGGGCAAATAGAAGCAAGCCTTCAGTGAGCTCCCTCTACGGCTTTTGGGGCCGCCAGGAATCCAGCTCCACTGGTTTGGGCAGGTGTCAGGCCACTCAGGTCTCTGGAGGGGCCCACCAACCTGCCCACAAGGCCTCCCATCCTgggcagccccagcccagggcctttTCTGTCCCCCACGGCCAGAACAACAGTCCCCCTCTTGCCTTGGACATAAAGTGACCAACTCTTCCTGATGTCCTGACTTGCCCAGGATATTCCATGAGCACTGCGTCCTGCGTCCTGGGGAAACCAGGACAGCTGGTCAGCCTGCTTTCAGGGCTCACTTCAAGGGCCCACCAGTTCCACTGGCAGCTCTAAACCCTCACCGTGTGGCAGGGCTGGTGAGGGGCTGCACACTGGGTAAGCTTCATGCCCCAAAATGGCACTAAGAGGACCCTGATTTTTTTAGATCTCAGTTCTCTGGCTCAACCTCTCCACTCTCAAGCAGAGGGACATCCCACACTGCCAAAGCCTGGCCAGCGACAGGGGAGGTGGGTGCTGAGGATGAAGACACGCCCCACCTCCAGAGACCAAACCCTGACAGACATGCTTCCAAGATGGCTGGACGGCTTTAGCTTCCTCCCACCTGTCTCCCACTTCTCTTTTTGGTAAGGTGCCTAGAGAGTAAACGTGGGGAAGTTTGTCAGAAAACTAGGAGAGGCTGGAAGCGGGTGGTCAGAGGAGCTACCCAGTGCAGAGTGTGAAGCAGAGGACGGATTCCCAGGGCACCTAGGCAGGAACGGACTTCCAGTGCTCAGCCCTCCTTAGAAAGAGGCCCGGAGGCCCCAAATCCTCTCTTAGGTCCCCTGATCCACCTGGATTCATGTGGACCCGGGAACTGAAGGGTTAAAGTTGGGGCTAAGTAGGGACTGTGATGGGGCTGGAATGCCATTGATATGGAGAGGCAGGACCCCCCACCACTGTTAGCATCTCAATGGCACTTTAACACGTCCCCTTGAGTCCCCACCCGCAACCGCCTCCACCCTGGGAAGAGATAAGTAAGGTCCCCACCGTGCAACCCTGAGGAGAAACCCAGGCTGGGACAGCCTCGCCCTCAGCCAGCCCCTCCAGGGAGTGAGTGACAGAATTGGACTAGGTCTTTGTTCTCTCTGGGAGGGCGCAGGGGCGGGAGGCTCAGGTGGGCAGGAGAAACTGGAGCTCAGTTTAGATGGGGGTAAAGTGGAAGTGGATTAACTCCAATCCCATCATCTATCTCACTCTTTTATTGGGAAGTGTGGCCCAATGACACAGGAGAGGAAATGGTCACCATGTCCTCCGTGGAGCTGGGAAGGGTCGGTGGGTGGGCTTAGGGGGTGCACAACAACCCCAAGAGCAGCATCGCCTGTTGCTTTGGGGAGGTGCCCGAGGCCCACAGATTATAGGTAGAAAAGCTGGTTCCAAACCTTGAGGTCCCAAAAAATTCTCACCGGTTTTACAACCCCTGGTATACAGACAAGGACAGAAGCTCGGAGCTAAGGGAACGTGGCCAAGTGTACATGCGC encodes:
- the CLDN9 gene encoding claudin-9, encoding MASAGLELLGMTLAVLGWLGTLVSCALPLWKVTAFIGNSIVVAQVVWEGLWMSCVVQSTGQMQCKVYDSMLALPQDLQAARALCVIALLLALLGLLVAITGAQCTTCVEDEGAKARIVLTAGVILLLSGILVLIPVCWTAHAIIQDFYNPLVAEALKRELGASLYLGWAAAALLMLGGGLLCCTCPPPQIERPRGPRLGYSIPSRSGTSGMDKRDYV